The sequence below is a genomic window from Thioalkalivibrio sp. ALJ12.
CCACGCGATCCAGGTTGCCGATCCGCCCCTTATAGGGAAGGACGTGCTTCCAGGAGTTGGTCAGATAGTGGTGCAGGCGCGACGAGGGGATGCCCACCTGGGCATTGAAACTCAACAGGCGCAGGCGCTGCGCGCCCTGGTCGTGCTGATAGGTCAGTCCGCGTACCTCCGGCGAGGCCGGTTGTGCGCGAACGGGTTCGGCATGCTTGCCGCTGGCCGTGGCCGTCATACTGCTTTGTTCCCCAGAGAACGGCGGAAGGTCCGCCCGGATACTACCTAGAATGGACAGACCAACTCGCCCAAACGTTCCGTCAGCTTCAGGTTTTCGCTGTAGTCGACCGGGCAGTCGATGATGGTGACACCGGGGGTGGCGAGGGCCTCGCGCAGGGCGGCCTCCAGGCTGTCGCCCGGGCCGATGCGCACACCGCTGGCGCCGAACGAGTGCGCCAGCTGGACAAAATCCGGGTTGCCGAAATCGACGAAGGCCTTGCGCCCGTACTCGCGCACCTGCTTCCACTCGATCAGGCCGTACGCATTATCGTTCCAGATCAGCACGACAAAGCTCTGGTTCAGGCGCACCGCCGTTTCCAGTTCCTGCACATTCATCAGGAAGCCGGCGTCTCCGGTGACCGCGATGACCTGGCGTTCGGGGTAGAGCGCCGCCGCCGCGATCGCTCCCGGCAGGGCGATGCCCATGCTGGCGAACCCGTTCGAGATCAGGCAGGTGTTGGGGAGCTCGCAGCGGAACATGCGCGCCATCCAGAGCTTGTGCGCCCCGACATCGGTAATCACCACGGCGTCGAGCTCGGCCGCGGTGCGAAGGTCCCAGATCAACTTCTGCGGCTTCAGCGGGAACTGGGTGTCCTCGCGATGCTCGTTCATGTCGTCGATCAGGTTCTGGCGCAGCGGGCGCAGGATGGTCTCCTCGCGCGGGTCCACGAGATCCGTGAGGCGGGCGAGGCAGGTATTTAGGTCGCCGATCACCTCGGATGAGACATTGTAGTGGCCATCGACCTCGGCCGGGGCGGAGTCGATGTGGATCAGCGTGCGGTCGCCGGTCGGGTGCCAGAGCCTGGGTGGATATTCCACCAGGTCGTAGCCGATACAGACGATGACGTCGGCCTTGTGAAAGCCGAAATTGACGAAATCCTGGCTTTGCAGGCCCACCGAGCCCAGGGCCAGCGGGTGGCGGAACGGCAACACGCCCTTGGCCATGAAGGTGTTCGCGACCGGGATATTAAGCGCGGAGGCCAGCTGCGAAAGGGCTCCGCTGGCTCCCGAGCGGATGACGCCGTTGCCCGCCAGGATCAGCGGATGCTGGGCCTCGTTGAGCAACTTCGCCGCGGCCTCCAGGGAGGCCTCGGCCGGCACCGCCTCGGGTCCGGCATGGACCGGGAGTGGCGGGTTGGGGCATGGCAGGGCGGCCACGTTTTCCGGAAGTTCAATGAAGCTGGCGCCGGGCTTGCCGCCCTCGGCCCACTTGAAGGCTTTGCGGACAACCTCCGGCAGTATCTCGGGCTCGACCACGCTGGAGCTGTACTTGGTGATCGGCTGGAACAGGCCCTTCAGGTCAAGGACCTGGTGCGACTCCTTGTGCAGCCGGTGAGTGCTGGCCTGGCCCGCGATCGCGACCAGCGGGGCGTGATCCATGTTGGCATCGGCGACACCGGTGATCAGGTTGGTCGCCCCCGGGCCAAGGGTCGCCAGGCAGACCCCGGCACGGCCGGACAGGCGACCATGGACGTCGGCCATGAAGGCCGCGCCCTGCTCGTGGCGCGTAGTGATGAACTCGATCGGGGAATCGGCCAGGGCGTCGAGAACGGCCATGTTCTCTTCGCCCGGCAGGCCGAACACGCGCTCGACCTGTTCCTGTTCCAGGCATTCGACCAGTCGCTGGGCCGTAGTGACGGTTGTGCTCACGCGTTACGCCACCCGACGCTGGACCCTGGACACGGGCGGGGTCAGCCCCGGGCCCGTTCGATCAGGAAATCGGCGACGTCGAGCATCTCCTCGTGGCTGCGCGTCATGCTGGCCGAGACCACGGCCTCGCCGTCGATGACCAGGGTGGGCACACCCTCGACGCCGTACTCCTGAACGTCCTGGCCGGCCTCGGTGACCTTGCGGCGGATCTCCTCGGAGCGCATCACCTCGCGGAACTCGTCGGCGTCGAGGCCGCGCTGGTTGATAAAGCGCAGGATGGCGCTTTCCGAGCGCAGCTCGCGCCCCTGGTCATGGATGGCGTCGTAGAACGGTTGATGGACCTCGTTCAGCACTTCCAGCTTCTGTGCGGTGTAGAAGACGCGCGCATGCAGGGCCCAGACATCGTTCATCGGCGCGGGCAGATAGACGAACTCGACATCGTCATCCAGCCCCTTCTGCCACTCCTGCACATAGGGCTCGAACGAGTAGCAGTGCGGGCAGCCATACCAGAAGACCTCGACCACCTGGATCTTGCCATCCTCCAGGCCGGTGTCGACCGGCGGCTGGATGGTGCGGAAGTTCTGACCATCCCGGTATTCGCGGGCCAGGCTGGTGCCGGTTGCCAGCAGCAATCCGGCACCGCCCATGGCACCCAGGAAATCACGACGCCTCATTTACAGCTCTCCGTAGGAATGCAGCCCGGACAGGAACATATTCACGCCCAGGAAGGTGAAGGTGGTCACGAACAGACCGATGATGGCCCACCAGGCCATGACCGGGCCGCGCCAGCCCTTGGTGAAGCGCATATGCAGCCAGGACGCGTAGGTCAGCCACAGAATCAGGCTCCAGGTCTCCTTCGGATCCCAGGTCCAGTAGCCGCCCCAGGCCTCGGCCGCCCACATCGCGCCCAGTACGGTGGCGATGGTGAAGAAGGCGAAACCGATCGCGATGGCCTTGTACATCACACTGTCCAGCGCATCCTTGCTGGGCAGCCGATGGGTGATCGCGGCATCCGGCCGGGTGCGCTCGAAACGGTGCTTGATCAGGTAGGCCACACCCAGCATGGCCGCGATGGCAAAGCCGCCGTAGCCGACGAAGTTGGTCGGTACGTGGATCTTCATCCACCAGGAGTTGAGGGCCGGCACCAGCGGTTCGATCTCGTGCGCCTGGCGGTCCCACATGTACCACAGCAGGAAAGTCACCGAGGCGGCGATCACCAGCATCACGAAGGCGCCCATGGTGCGCTGACCGGTGCGCTGCTCGTAGTACAGGTACATGAGCGTGGTCATTACCGCCAGCAGGATGAATACCTCGTAGAGGTTGGACACCGGGATGTAGCCCCAGCTGGGGTCGGTCAGGTAGATCTCGCGCCAGCGCACCATCAGCGCCATCATGCCGGCGCCCGAGCCGATCCAGGCGAAAGCGGCCCCGAGGCGCGACGGGAAGTCGGATTTGCTGAACAGGCCGAGGATGTAGGTCGCGGTGGCCATGTAGAGCATCACGCTCATCCACATCACACCGGCCTGGCCGGAGCCAATGTAGTTCAGCCAGAAGTTGGTGCTGCCCCGGGCCAGATCGTCACCGTACAACCAGACCCCGAACAGCGAGAGCGCGGCGACGATGATCGAAAAGAGCTGCCAGGGGCGCCAGAACCAGCCCAACCAGGCACTCATGCCGGCGGCGAGGATCAGGCCGCCGGTGTCGTAGCGATCCATCAGGTGGCCATACTGCCAGTGAGCGATCACCGCAACGGCGAGCACCAGCGCAAAGTATGCCCAGTCGAGCGGCCGGATGCGCCGGAAGATACTGGGCCGTTCAAAATCCAGGGCCTCATGGGGTACTGACATGGATCGCTCCTCCGACTGCTACCGGTTAGTCGTTCTTATTAGTTGATTCACTTCTGGCCATCGCCCGAGCCGTTGGCCGGCTTCTGATCGATGATCCAACGCTTAAGATGCGCGAAACGGTTCTCGAATTCTACCTTGTGCCGGTTACTGGTTCCGGCCATGGTCACCTGCGTCCCGCTGCCGTCTTCACGGCGTCGGGCGATGATCCACAGACGCTGATACGACACGTAAAACATCAGGAAAATCCCGATGATCAGCATCACGCTGCCGGTGTACACCGTGCTTTGCCCCGGGGCGCGCGCAATCTGGAGACCGGAGGCCTCGCGGTGCTCGAAGTCGCTCAGGTGGAAATAGAACGGTGACTCGTAGAGGCTGATCGCGTTGATTGCGGAGACAGCGTCTTCCAGCCAGCGCTGCTCCTCTTCCTGGATCGAGACCACACCCTCGTCTTCCAGGACCTCCATGTACAGGCCCTGTAGTCCGGCGTGCAGCACCCGCATCAGGAGCTGGCCGACCTGCTCGCGCTGTTCTTCCGGCACGCGGCGGTCAATCTCCGCGTGCACCGCGCCGTATCCGCCCTCGGCGAACAGGCGCATCAGCTCCGAGGTCGTCTGGGCGATCGCGGTGCCGGAGGGATCGTCGGCCGCGACTTCGCGCGCGATGGTGTTGCGCACCTCGGCGTTGTGCAGCATTGCCAGGTAGGTGCGGAAACGGTCCAGCGAGTCATCGGCATCCGCCGGCAGGAACAGGTACACGAACTCGTCACTCGGGCTCTCGCGTACGCCACTGAGGAAGTACATCGCCCCTTCCTGCAGTGCAGGCCGCATGTAGTTGCGGTAGTAAAGCCCGTGCCCGGTGCGATCCATCAGGCGGAAATCGAAGCTCGGGCCCAGCTGACGGTTCTCGCGCTGGCCTTCTTCATTCAGCAGCGGTACGACATTCTGGTCCTTGAAGTCGATGAACTCGATGATGCGCGTGTCACCCTGCGGGGTCGGGATTTCCTGCTCCTGGAATACGCGCCCGGGGACTTCCAGCGAGCGCAGGGCTTCGCCGCCGAGCGGGATCGCCTCGATATCGAGGCGGGTGCCGCCATCGGCGAAGCTGGCCTGGTAGATCGCGTACCCGTTGTAGATCAGCGGGTGGTTGACCGAGATGGTATGCCGCAGCGGCTCGTCGCGGTTGGGGTCATGGATCACGAGATCCGACTCGTAGGAGCTTTCCGCGCCGGTCGAGAAGCGCTCGATTCGGAACTCTTCCAGCTCGATACGAAACGGCAGTTGCTGGACGAAATAGCCCTCGCGCATCGGCAGGAACACCACGTCCGCGGAGGAGCCCTCCGGGATTTCGACCATGCCGCGGAACGAGGGATTGGAGACCGGCACCCAGGCCGAGCGCGGTACTTCGGACACCGGGACGCCCCGGGTCTCGATCTCGATGATGCCCAGCCACTCTTTGGCCTTGAGCAGCGTCGAGCCGTCTGCCAGCGCGCCCACGCAGATCACCACGATCCCGACGTGGGTCAGCAGATAGCCGAGGCGGTTCCAGCGGCCCTTCATGGCCGCGATCACCGTCTGGCCCTCGGATTCCTTCTCGCGTGCCTTGAAGCCCTGGGCCTTCAGCACACGCCGGGCATGATCAATGAATTCTTGCTGCGACTGGTCCAGCTCCCCGGTCGCGCTCGAGTGGAACGAGCGCAGGGACTTTTCCTTCACCTGCAGGTTGTAGCGCCGCAGGTCCTTCAGGATGCCCGGGCTCTGACGGTAGACGCAGAACGAGGTGGAGACCACCAGGAAGGTGACGATCAGCAGGAACCAGGTGGCGGAATAGACCTGATAAAGCCCCATGCCGGCAAAGATCTCGTGCCAGAAGGGACCGTAGTCGATCAGGTAGTCGGTATAGGGCTGGTTCTGGACGAGCACTGTACCGATTACGGAGGCGATGGCCAGTGCCACCAGCAGGGTGATCGCCAGGCTCATGGAACCCATGAACTCGACCAGGATGCGGCTGCGCCGCGGGGCGCGGGCGGACTTGCTGCGGGCACCGGTCGCGGGAGCAGACCCGGCCACCTGTTCGTTATTCGACATGCTGAAACCTGCGTTGACCTTCGCGACTATGCGAAGCACCCCTGTCGGGGTTCAATTTCCTAGACAAACTGCACGGAAGTTTCGTGCAAACCCTGTTACTGGAGCTGGCCAGTTTCTCTGATCCGACCTGTCTGACGTGCCGAGCCCCCGCTCCATTCCCGGTGGCGGAAAAATTTGTCTGCCCCGGACAGCAAAAAAGGGGCGGCCTATGGCCGCCCCTTCCCTGGGAGGTTCGCCGCCCGGACTGCACGGCGCTCCGGCACGATCAGTCGGACGACAGCCCGGCCATGTACTGTGACACGGCCTCGATGTCTTCGTCGGACATGCGCTGAACCACATTGCGCATCATCCGACCCGCGTCGTTGGAACGCTCTCCGTCACGGAATTTGTAAAGCTGGTCCGCGCTGTAGGTGGCGTGCTGCCCCGCAACCTTCGGGAACATCGCCTCCGGGTTGCCCTGGCCATTCGGGCCGTGGCATGCGATGCAGGCGGCGACGTTCTGGGAGGGGATGCCGCCACGGTAGATGCGCTCGCCGCGTTCGACGACGTCTTCGTCGGCGGTTTCGGTGGTGATGGACTGCTCGGCGAAGTAGGCCGCCAGGTCGCGCATATCCTGCTCGTCCAGATCCGCGACTTCGCCCGCCATCAGCGAATCATAGCGGGTCTCGCCTTCCTTGAAGTCACGCAGCTGCTTGACGGTGTACTTCGGGTGCTGGCCCGCGAGCTTCGGCCACTCCGGGTTGGTCGAGTTGCCGTCCGCCTGGTGGCAGGCCGCGCAGGACTGGGAGATTTCCTGGCCGCGCTGAGGATCGCCCGCCTGAGCCGCCGACAGCGGGAGCAGCAGGGAGACGGACAGGGCAGCAAAGAGAGCGGAAAGCTTGTGGTTCATGATCGAAGATTCTCCTGCATGTAAATGCGTGCCGGGTCGGACCCGCGTTCCTTGTGCCCCTTGGCAGGGCGATCAACATGAAGGAAACACTGGTCAATGTACACCCTCGCGCTCGAGTCGCTTTTGCATGCGAACAAGGCGCGGCGACTGCCGTGCAGTCACTCTGCACAAGGGAGCCGCAACGCCGTTCGCGCGCAAAAGCGGCCGAGCCCCTGCATTGTAATGGGTTATGGGGTTGGTACCCCAGTTTCCCGATCCTGCGTTGCGCCGCTTGCGGGTAGAACCACTACCCGCAAGCGGCGCGCCTTGTCTCGGAAAACCTGGGGTACCAACGCGAGGGTGTACATTGACCAGTGTTTCCTTGAGCGGCGCAGTTTATAGCACAATGCTAAATTGCGCTCAAAAATATTCCGAGCTCCGCACTCGGCCAAGGACGTCCCCCGCCCCATGGAACCCCGTTTTCGCGAGACCGCCTTTATCAAGGGCGTGGCCCAGGTCGAGCAGCTCCCGGAGGATGACGGCATCGAGATTGCCTTCGCCGGGCGCTCGAATGCCGGCAAATCCAGCGCCCTGAATGCCCTGTGCGGGCGCAAGGCCCTGGCCCGGGTGGGCCGCACGCCCGGGCGCACCCAGGAAATCAACCTGTTCGCCCTGCCGCCGGACGAGGCATGGCGGCTGGTGGATCTGCCCGGCTATGGTTACGCGAAGGTGTCCGCCGGCCAGCGCCAGCATTGGGATCGGCTGCTGGGGGATTACCTGCAGTCGCGCGAGTGCCTGGCAGGGCTGGTGCTGATCATGGACATCCGTCGTCCCCTGACCGAGCTCGACCGTCAGCTGCTGGAGTGGGTGCCGCTGGAGCGTTGCCAGTTGCACTGCCTGCTGACCAAGGCCGACAAGCTCTCGCGGCAGGCGGCCGACAAGCAATTGCACGCGACCCAGCGTGAGCTGGAAGGCTTGGGGATCGAGGCGACCCTGCAGACCTTTTCTTCATTGAAAAATCAGGGGGTCGATGACCTGCGCGGCCTGTTGACCGAGTGGCTCCAGCCGGTCGAAGACTGACCGTGGCCCGCCCCGGGCGCGAACTATGAACCCCAGACAAAAAAATGCCCCGGCCTTGGGGAGGGCCGGGGCAAGATTCGGCCTCGACAGGGGGGAGCGAGGCCTGCCCGCTCAGGGAGAGAAGCGGGCTCGCGCTGGGCTAGAGCGCTTGTAACGTAAGAAAGCGTCAGTTGCCTTGAGTTCCATCCGTTCCCGAAAATGAACGTGATTGGCTTCACACTCCTGAATGCAGCGCTCCTGTGGCTGTTGCCCCGTCAGTCATCGGTTCCCTGGGACTGGGCGTGTGCCCTCAGGGTCTCGACCAGATCGGCCGCGCTGGTCCCGTGAGGGTGAATCTCCAGCAAGTCGCCTTCGGGCCCGATCAGATAGGTCGATGAACTGTGGTCGATGATGTCGCCCATCGCCGAATCCGTTGCGCGGCGTTCGTAGAAGACACCATAGCGCTTAGCGGCGGGCTTCAAGTCTTCTTCGGATCCGGTGGCCGCGTGAATGTCGGCATGAAAATGGGCCACGTAATCGGCCAGGCGGTCCTCGGTATCTCGTTCCGGATCGACGCTGATAAACACACCGTTCACCTGGCCCTGCAACTCTTCCGGCAAGCGGTTCAGCGCCCCGCCAATCCACCCCAGGCTGGTCGGGCAGGCATCCGGGCAGCTCGTATAGCCGAAATACAGCCAGACGTACTGGTCCGTGTAATCGCCCAGGTCGAAGCGCTCCGCGTGCGTGGCGACCGGCAGCTCGATCGGTCCGCCCTGTACCTCGTCGGCGATGGGCAGTTGCGCATGACCTGCAAGATCGCGCGGCGGCGGCTCGCCCGGCTCCAGAGTGACATACACCAGCAGAGCACCTGCGGCGACCACCGCGAAGGCCCAGAAGAGACTGCTGACGGGGATACGGTTCATAAGGGGTTCATCAGTGATCGCGGGCAGTGACAAAGCGGAATTGTACGAAGGCGGCCTCGGATTTGCCTGCCGGCATCGCGGTGGCTGCCCAGGTCATGGATTCGGTGGTACAGAGCGGCAGCGTGGTCGTGCCGCGGTAGCGGCCATCACCCGTGTGTTCCAGGCGCGGGCGCTGGTAGCCCATATACATTTCGACTCCGGCCAGGTCCAGGTCCAGGGCCTCAGGGTTGTTCAGCGCGGTCTGCGCCGCGGCATCCAGCTGCAGGTCCAGCGTCAGCTCCCGCAGCATCGGTACCGGGCGCGGCGTGATCTCCAGGCGCACCTCGCCGCCCTGTGCCAGGGCGGTGCTGCAGGGGCCGGCATTCAGGTCGCAGGCCTGTGGCTGGACGATCGGCACCTCGGCGGCGCCACTGTCCAGGTAGCGTTCGGCCAGCATCCAGGCGCTCGCGAGTAGCAGCAGCGCGACCAGCCAGGCGGCGATTCGGTTGAAGCGATGGGCCAGCATGGGGGCTAGTGGGCGTCGTCCCAGTTGGCGCCGACGCCGACGTCTACGACCAGTTCCACGTCCAGGTCGGCGGCCCCGCTCATGGCCTTGCGCACCAGCGTGTTCAGGTCCTCCACCGCCGCGTCGGCCACCTCGAACACCAGTTCGTCGTGCACCTGCATGATCATGCGCGCGTCAATCCCGGTGTCCTCGAGGTCGTGCGCGACCCGTACCATCGCGCGCTTGATGATGTCGGCGGCCGTGCCCTGCATCGGGGCGTTGATCGCGACACGCTCGGACTGCTGGCGCCGCGCCCCGTTGCGGCTGTTGATCTCCGGCAGGTACAGGCGGCGGCCGAACAGGGTCTCGACGTAGCCGTTCTCGCGCCCGGAGGCGCGCGCCCGTTCCATGTAGTCGTGCACGCCGGGATAGCGGCTGAAGTAGCGGTCGATGTATTCGCGCGCCTCGCCCTGCTCGATGCCGAGGTTGCGCGCCAGGCCCCAGGCGGACATGCCGTAGATCAGGCCGAAGTTGATCGCCTTGGCCGCGCGGCGCTGATCGCCGGAGACCTGCTCCGGGTCCAGCCCGAAGACCTCGGCGGCGGTTGCGCGGTGGATGTCCTGACCCTCGGCAAAGGCCTTCAGCAGGCCGGCATCCTGCGACAGGTGAGCCATGATGCGCAGCTCGATCTGCGAGTAGTCTGCCGCCAGTAGCTGGTGGCCCTCATCCGCGATGAACGCGCGGCGGATGCGCCGGCCGGCCTCGGTGCGCACCGGGATGTTCTGCAGGTTCGGCTCCGAGGATGACAGCCGCCCGGTGGCCGCCCCCGCCTGGTGATAGGAAGTGTGCACCCGACCGGTCTCCGGGTGGATGCGCCGGGGCAGGGTCTCGGTGTAGGTGCTGCGCAGCTTGGACAGGCCGCGGTGCTCGAGGATCAGGCGCGGCAGGGCGTAGTCGTCCGCCATCTGCTCCAGCACGTCCTCGGCGGTGGAGGGCTGGCCCTTGGGTGTGCGCCGCAGTACCGGCAGGCCCAGGCGTTCGAACAGGATCTCCTGGATCTGTTTGGGCGAGCCGAGGTTGAACTCGCCGCCGGCCTCCTCGAAGGCCTCGCGCTCGATGCGCTCCATCTCGGCCAGCAGCTCCTGGCTCTGCTCGCCGAGCCGATCCGGGTCCACCTTTACGCCGACGCGTTCGATATCCGCCAGCACCGGGACCAGCGGCATCTCGATCTCGCGGTAGACAAACGCGGGGCCTTCGGCCGCCTGCAGACGTGGCTGGAACACCGCATCCAGCTGCAGGCAGATATCAGCGTCCTCGCCGGCGTAATCGGTGGCGATGCCGATATCCACCTCGGCGAACGGGATCTGCTTCGCCCCCTTGCCGGCCACGTCCTCGTAGTGCGTGGTCTTGTAGTCCAGGTGGCGCTCGGCCAGGGAGTCGAGGTCGTGGCGGTTGGCCCCGGCGTCCAGGCAGAACGACTCGAGCAGGGTGTCGTCGACGATCCCGCGCAGGGTGATGTCGTGATTGCCCAGCACGTTGCGGTCGTACTTCAGGTGATGGCCCAGCTTGCCGTGGCGCTCCGACTCCAGCCACGGTTTCAGGCGCTCGAGCGTCTCCGAGCGCGGCAGCTGCGGCTCGGCATCCGGCCCGGTGTGTGCCAGCGGCAGGTAGTACGCGGTGCCCGGCTCGAAGGCGAAGGACATGCCGACGATCTCGGCGCGCATCGCATCCAGGCTGGTGGTCTCGGTGTCGAAGGCGACTCGGTCGGCCTTGTCCAGACGCTCCAGCAGCTCGGCCAGTTCGGCCTCCTCGCGCAGCGTCCGGTAGTCGCCCTTCGCCTGCGACGGGCCCGGATTGCCGTCAGCGGCCTCGTCCTCGCTACCCTCCAGCTCCGCGCGCCAGCGGGTGAAGCCGTAGCGGCGCACCATCTCCAGCAGGCGCTCGTGATCCGGCTCGCGGATGTTCAGGTCGTTGGGGCCGGCATCCAGCTCGACATCGCGCTTGACCGTGATCAGTTCGCGCGAGGTGGGCAGGCGCTCGGCCGCGGCGCGCAGGTTCTCGCCGATCTTGCCGCCGATGTCGTCGGCCTGCTCGAGGATGGTGTCGAGATCGCCGTACTTCGCGATCCACTTGGCCGCGGTCTTGGGGCCGACCTTGTCCACGCCCGGGATGTTGTCGACGCTGTCGCCCATCAGCGCGAGGTAGTCGACGATCTGCTCCGGGGCCACGCCGAATTTTTCCTGTACGCCCTCGCGGTCCAGCGTGACCCCGCTCATGGTGTTGACCAGGGTGATGCGGTCATTCACCAGCTGGGCGAGGTCCTTGTCGCCGGTGGAGATCACCACGTCATGCCCGGCTGCGGCGGCCTGATCGGCCAGGGTCGCGATCACGTCGTCGGCCTCCACGCCCTCGACGCACAAAAGTGGCAGGCCCATCGCCCGCACGAGTTCGTGCAGCGGCTCGATCTGGGCGGCCAGCTCGTCCGGCATCGGCGGGCGGGTGGCCTTGTATTCCGGGTAGATGTCGTCGCGGAAGGTCTTGCCCTTCGCGTCGAACACCACCGCCATGTGTTCCGGGCCGTAGTCCGCGCGCAGCTTGCGCAGCATGTTCGCCACACCAATCATCGCCCCGGTCGGGGCGCCATCCGGCGCGGTCAGCGGCGGCAGGGCATGGAAGGCCCGAAACAGATACGACGAACCGTCGACCAGAACGAGGGGGGCTTGTGACATCAATGCGGTATCCGTGCGGAAGGTGCGCGCCATTCTACAGCCCCGTTTTGTGCCGCGACCATTTGTACCGACCCGGGGCGCCCGTTACGCTTGGCCTTCGACACGAGGAACCCTCCGCATGAACGACCGCGAACGCGCCGAACACCCCGGCCTGCGCCCGATTGACGACTCCGCTCTGACCCGCGAAAGCTGGAAGATCTTCCAGATCATGGCGGAGTTCGTGGAGGGCTTCGAGCGCCTGGCGCACATCAAGCCATCCGTGAGCATCTTTGGCTCCGCGCGCTTTCCACCCGGACATCCGCATTACCAGCTGGGCGAAGAAGTCGCCCGCCAGCTGTCGGATGCCGGCTTCGCGGTGGTGAGTGGCGGCGGCCCGGGCATCATGGAGGCTGCCAACAAGGGCGCCTTCGCCGGGCGCTCCCCCAGCATCGGCCTGAATATCCAGCTCCCCCACGAGCAAAGCGCCAACCCGTATCAGGACATCAGCCTGGGGTTTCGCCACTTCTTCTCGCGCAAGGTGATGTTCGTGAAATACGCCTCCGCCTATGTGGTCCTGCCGGGCGGTTTTGGCACGCTGGACGAACTGGCGGAGATTCTGACGCTGGTGCAGACCGGCAAGACCCGGCGCATCCCGATCGTGCTGGTCGGCTCCGAATTCTGGAAGGGGCTGCTGCACTGGTTCGACGACACTCTTGTGTCCGAAGGCACAATCGATGCCGAGGACCTGAAGCTATACTCGTTGGTGGATGCCCCGGAAGACGTGGTGGACGTGATCTTCGAGCATTACGAGGCGCGCAGCTTCGAGCCTTCCGCGGAAGAAAAGAAACGCATGATGGAGCTGTGAGCATGGCCGCTAAGTGCACCCATTATCCCGCCGCCCTCCTGGTCGGTCTGCTTCTCGCGCCGGCTCTGGCCATTGCCCAGCAGGAGCGCGAGTGGGACGATGCCCCGCCGCCGCCCGAGATGCCGGACGAGGCCGAGGCCGACCCCGCGCCGCCCGTGCTCGACGAACGCGCGCGCGAGCAGCGGGGCCTGGAAGAGGCTGACATTGTGATCATCGAACGCGACGGGGAGACCCGGCGCGAGTACCGCATGGGCGGGCAACTGGTGATGGTGGAGGTGATCCCCGCGGCCGGTCCCTCCTACTACCTGATCGAC
It includes:
- a CDS encoding acetolactate synthase large subunit, with product MSTTVTTAQRLVECLEQEQVERVFGLPGEENMAVLDALADSPIEFITTRHEQGAAFMADVHGRLSGRAGVCLATLGPGATNLITGVADANMDHAPLVAIAGQASTHRLHKESHQVLDLKGLFQPITKYSSSVVEPEILPEVVRKAFKWAEGGKPGASFIELPENVAALPCPNPPLPVHAGPEAVPAEASLEAAAKLLNEAQHPLILAGNGVIRSGASGALSQLASALNIPVANTFMAKGVLPFRHPLALGSVGLQSQDFVNFGFHKADVIVCIGYDLVEYPPRLWHPTGDRTLIHIDSAPAEVDGHYNVSSEVIGDLNTCLARLTDLVDPREETILRPLRQNLIDDMNEHREDTQFPLKPQKLIWDLRTAAELDAVVITDVGAHKLWMARMFRCELPNTCLISNGFASMGIALPGAIAAAALYPERQVIAVTGDAGFLMNVQELETAVRLNQSFVVLIWNDNAYGLIEWKQVREYGRKAFVDFGNPDFVQLAHSFGASGVRIGPGDSLEAALREALATPGVTIIDCPVDYSENLKLTERLGELVCPF
- a CDS encoding thiol:disulfide interchange protein DsbA/DsbL, which produces MRRRDFLGAMGGAGLLLATGTSLAREYRDGQNFRTIQPPVDTGLEDGKIQVVEVFWYGCPHCYSFEPYVQEWQKGLDDDVEFVYLPAPMNDVWALHARVFYTAQKLEVLNEVHQPFYDAIHDQGRELRSESAILRFINQRGLDADEFREVMRSEEIRRKVTEAGQDVQEYGVEGVPTLVIDGEAVVSASMTRSHEEMLDVADFLIERARG
- the ccsB gene encoding c-type cytochrome biogenesis protein CcsB; amino-acid sequence: MSVPHEALDFERPSIFRRIRPLDWAYFALVLAVAVIAHWQYGHLMDRYDTGGLILAAGMSAWLGWFWRPWQLFSIIVAALSLFGVWLYGDDLARGSTNFWLNYIGSGQAGVMWMSVMLYMATATYILGLFSKSDFPSRLGAAFAWIGSGAGMMALMVRWREIYLTDPSWGYIPVSNLYEVFILLAVMTTLMYLYYEQRTGQRTMGAFVMLVIAASVTFLLWYMWDRQAHEIEPLVPALNSWWMKIHVPTNFVGYGGFAIAAMLGVAYLIKHRFERTRPDAAITHRLPSKDALDSVMYKAIAIGFAFFTIATVLGAMWAAEAWGGYWTWDPKETWSLILWLTYASWLHMRFTKGWRGPVMAWWAIIGLFVTTFTFLGVNMFLSGLHSYGEL
- a CDS encoding cytochrome c translates to MNHKLSALFAALSVSLLLPLSAAQAGDPQRGQEISQSCAACHQADGNSTNPEWPKLAGQHPKYTVKQLRDFKEGETRYDSLMAGEVADLDEQDMRDLAAYFAEQSITTETADEDVVERGERIYRGGIPSQNVAACIACHGPNGQGNPEAMFPKVAGQHATYSADQLYKFRDGERSNDAGRMMRNVVQRMSDEDIEAVSQYMAGLSSD
- the yihA gene encoding ribosome biogenesis GTP-binding protein YihA/YsxC is translated as MEPRFRETAFIKGVAQVEQLPEDDGIEIAFAGRSNAGKSSALNALCGRKALARVGRTPGRTQEINLFALPPDEAWRLVDLPGYGYAKVSAGQRQHWDRLLGDYLQSRECLAGLVLIMDIRRPLTELDRQLLEWVPLERCQLHCLLTKADKLSRQAADKQLHATQRELEGLGIEATLQTFSSLKNQGVDDLRGLLTEWLQPVED
- a CDS encoding SCO family protein, with amino-acid sequence MNRIPVSSLFWAFAVVAAGALLVYVTLEPGEPPPRDLAGHAQLPIADEVQGGPIELPVATHAERFDLGDYTDQYVWLYFGYTSCPDACPTSLGWIGGALNRLPEELQGQVNGVFISVDPERDTEDRLADYVAHFHADIHAATGSEEDLKPAAKRYGVFYERRATDSAMGDIIDHSSSTYLIGPEGDLLEIHPHGTSAADLVETLRAHAQSQGTDD